The Sesamum indicum cultivar Zhongzhi No. 13 linkage group LG2, S_indicum_v1.0, whole genome shotgun sequence genome contains a region encoding:
- the LOC105175656 gene encoding uncharacterized protein At1g04910 has translation MHGLSRLSNGVSSLSPPSSPRHRGSRGKTTSSPTTGGCGGGAGSFRVVGGGGGRAEFKNVVERFGYFLISAMYRRRGVLLFAPLLYISGMLMYMGIFGFDAVNNISNGARDVVGPGSVYRSPQVFEKLWPFMEAENRSSNTLMNVWNPKLRQGWKPCIKQTVIQSGLSEFPKSNGFLIIEANGGLNQQRLSICDAVAVAGLLNATLVIPIFHLNSVWQDSSKFGDIFDEEFFIYALRNHVNVIRELPGDILHQFDNNISNIVNLRVKAWSSPNYYLEKVLPKLVELKAVRIAPFSNRLAHAVPPYIQGLRCLCNFEALRFSEPIRMLAAKMVDRMVKNSSKSGGKYVSVHLRFEEDMVAFSCCVFDGGEEEKREMDIVRERSWRGKFRRRGRVIRPGANRVDGKCPLTPLEVGMMLRGMGFDNTTSLYVAAGKIYKVEKHMAPLKQMFPGLETKDSLASPEELAPFMGHSSRLAALDYTVCLHSEVFVTTQGGNFPHFLVGHRRYFYEGHAKTIRPDKRKLAQLFDKPSIRWQDFKRQLQDMLRHNDVKGSELRKPSNSLYMYPMPDCMCRKSDARIEYSNTTKTT, from the exons atgcATGGGCTTAGCCGCCTGAGCAACGGGGTGAGCTCTTTATCTCCACCGTCGTCCCCTCGGCACCGTGGCAGCCGCGGCAAGACCACCAGCTCCCCCACCACCGGTGGATGCGGTGGTGGCGCGGGGAGTTTCCGTgttgttggtggtggtggtgggagGGCGGAGTTCAAGAATGTGGTGGAAAGATTTGgatatttcttgatttcagCAATGTATAGGAGAAGAGGGGTGCTTTTGTTTGCTCCCTTGTTGTACATCTCTGGGATGCTTATGTATATGGGCATATTCGGGTTTGATGCTGTGAATAATATTAGTAATGGAGCTCGTGATGTGGTCGGGCCGGGTTCCGTGTACCGGAGTCCTCAGGTTTTCGAGAAGCTATGGCCTTTCATGGAGGCTGAAAATCGAAGCTCTAATACG TTAATGAATGTTTGGAATCCAAAGTTGCGTCAAGGTTGGAAGCCTTGTATCAAACAGACTGTTATCCAATCAG GATTGTCAGAGTTTCCAAAGTCAAACGGTTTCCTAATAATTGAAGCAAATGGTGGGTTGAACCAACAACGATTATCG ATATGTGATGCAGTGGCGGTGGCAGGTTTGCTGAATGCTACCCTTGTTATTCCCATATTTCACTTAAATAGTGTTTGGCAAGATTCCAG CAAGTTTGGGGATATTTTTGATGAAGAGTTCTTCATTTATGCGCTCAGAAATCATGTCAATGTGATTAGAGAACTTCCTGGGGATATACTCCACCAATTCGATAACAATATAAGCAACATAGTGAATTTGAGAGTAAAAGCATGGTCGAGCCCAAACTACTATCTCGAAAAGGTTCTGCCGAAGCTGGTGGAGTTGAA GGCTGTCCGTATTGCGCCTTTCTCTAACAGATTGGCTCATGCAGTGCCTCCATATATCCAAGGGCTTCGGTGCCTGTGCAATTTTGAAGCGCTTAGATTTTCAGAACCCATACGAATGCTAGCTGCTAAGATGGTTGATCGAATGGTTAAGAATAGTTCTAAAAGTGGGGGCAAATATGTGTCCGTACATCTCCGTTTCGAAGAG GATATGGTTGCATTTTCGTGCTGCGTATTCGATGGCGGTGAAGAAGAAAAGCGTGAGATGGATATTGTTCGTGAAAGAAGTTGGAGAGGAAAATTTCGGAGAAGAGGTAGAGTAATAAGACCGGGTGCGAATCGTGTGGACGGGAAGTGCCCTTTAACACCATTGGAG GTCGGAATGATGCTTAGGGGCATGGGATTCGATAACACAACCTCTCTTTACGTTGCTGCCGGAAAAATTTACAAAGTGGAAAAGCATATGGCTCCTCTAAAACAGATGTTTCCAGGTCTAGAAACAAAGGACTCACTGGCTTCCCCAGAAGAACTTGCTCCGTTTATG GGTCATTCATCGAGGTTGGCGGCTCTCGACTACACAGTTTGCCTCCATAGCGAAGTTTTTGTTACTACTCAAGGTGGTAATTTTCCCCATTTCTTGGTGGGGCATCGACGCTACTTTTACGAAGGACACGCCAAAACAATAAGACCTGATAAGAGAAAGTTAGCTCAGTTATTCGATAAACCAAGTATAAG ATGGCAAGACTTTAAACGGCAATTACAGGACATGCTTCGTCATAATGACGTGAAGGGGAGTGAGCTGAGAAAGCCGAGCAACTCCCTCTACATGTACCCCATGCCGGATTGCATGTGTAGAAAATCAGATGCCCGAATCGAGTACAGTAACACCACGAAAACTACCTAA
- the LOC105177525 gene encoding gibberellin 20 oxidase 1-D-like, whose amino-acid sequence MDSSNASLHHLSFFELSTNFVSEKFIWPKEENHNANQEEDLDEPIVDLEGFFNGEDDEARQTAELVRSACLSHGLFQVINHGVDLELIKLVHDHVKHFFKLPIHEKMRVGRSTDHSFWGYSFAHADRFSLKLPWKETISCCFHESGPDDPQAAHVFFKSAFGQEFEHIGWIFEEYCKAMKRLSLGIIDILGMSLGVDESHLKEYFQEGSSIMRCNFYPPCQEPGLALGTGPHCDPTALTILHQDQVGGLQVFADHKWKSVRPRHDALVVSLGDTFALTNGVYKSCGHRAVVNKWKERVSLVFFLCPREDKIIVPPENLVSSEKGREYPDFTWSEFLGFTQKHYRVDLATLQNFTKWLISHQTT is encoded by the exons ATGGATTCATCAAATGCTTCACTCCatcatctttctttctttgaacTATCCACCAATTTCGTATCAGAAAAATTCATCTggccaaaagaagaaaaccaTAATGCAAACCAAGAAGAAGACCTTGACGAACCCATAGTTGATCTTGAGGGTTTCTTCAACGGCGAGGACGATGAAGCCCGGCAAACGGCCGAGCTCGTTAGATCAGCCTGTCTAAGCCATGGTTTGTTCCAAGTGATCAATCATGGGGTTGATCTAGAGCTCATAAAGCTGGTGCATGATCACGTAAAACATTTCTTTAAGCTTCCCATTCATGAGAAAATGAGGGTTGGAAGAAGTACTGATCATAGCTTTTGGGGCTATTCGTTTGCCCATGCAGACCGTTTCAGTTTGAAATTACCATGGAAGGAAACTATCTCCTGCTGCTTCCATGAAAGTGGCCCTGACGATCCTCAGGCAGCTCACGTGTTTTTCAAATCAGCTTTTGGACAAGAATTTGAACACATAGG ATGGATTTTTGAGGAGTACTGCAAGGCCATGAAGAGATTGTCTCTTGGCATAATAGATATATTGGGGATGAGTTTGGGAGTGGATGAATCACACTTGAAAGAGTATTTCCAAGAAGGTAGCTCCATAATGAGATGCAATTTCTACCCTCCATGCCAAGAACCAGGGCTAGCCCTTGGCACTGGACCTCACTGTGATCCAACTGCTCTCACAATCCTTCATCAAGATCAAGTCGGAGGTCTCCAGGTTTTTGCCGACCACAAATGGAAGTCCGTCAGGCCGAGACACGATGCCTTAGTTGTCAGTCTTGGGGACACTTTC GCATTAACGAATGGAGTGTACAAGAGCTGTGGGCACAGGGCAGTGGTGAATAAATGGAAGGAGAGGGTATCATTGGTGTTTTTCTTGTGTCCAAGAGAAGACAAAATCATTGTACCTCCAGAAAATCTTGTAAGCTCAGAGAAGGGAAGAGAGTACCCAGATTTCACATGGTCCGAATTCCTTGGCTTCACACAAAAACATTACAGGGTCGACCTTGCTACCCTCCAAAATTTCACTAAATGGCTCATCTCCCACCAaacaacataa
- the LOC105175664 gene encoding myb-related protein 330, with translation MGRSPCCEKAHTNKGAWTKEEDQRLINYIRAHGEGCWRSLPKAAGLLRCGKSCRLRWINYLRPDLKRGNFTEEEDEIIIKLHSLLGNKWSLIAGRLPGRTDNEIKNYWNTHIKRKLISRGIDPQTHRPLNSTAATTTTVAAAKPCLDFRPSTPPSSKENTAASMNEPITNNINSIPATDNSSSVDNTKCNSSTTEESQPPPPPQEVEEGNGAAHAVLDLELSIGLPSQCKYTKSASFNSSSSTESKSFYDFLMRPAAVAEAETGTPSTAAMCLCWQLGFQKGQSCSNCRSINGLYRYC, from the exons atgggGCGGTCACCTTGCTGTGAGAAAGCCCACACCAACAAAGGAGCCTGGACTAAAGAAGAAGACCAGCGCCTCATCAATTACATCCGGGCTCATGGTGAGGGCTGCTGGCGTTCCCTCCCTAAAGCTGCAG GGTTGCTTAGATGTGGGAAGAGTTGCAGGTTGAGATGGATAAACTATCTGAGACCTGACCTCAAGAGAGGCAATTTcactgaagaagaagatgagatCATCATCAAACTTCATAGTCTGCTTGGGAATAA ATGGTCCTTGATAGCTGGAAGATTGCCCGGAAGAACAGACAAcgaaatcaagaattactggAATACGCATATTAAACGCAAGCTTATTAGCCGTGGCATAGACCCTCAAACCCACCGTCCACTCAACTCCACCGCCGCCACTACCACCACCGTCGCCGCTGCCAAACCTTGCCTAGACTTCAGACCTTCAACTCCACCATCTTCAAAAGAAAACACGGCCGCATCAATGAATGAACCCATCACCAACAATATTAATAGCATTCCCGCAACAGATAATTCATCGTCAGTTGATAACACCAAATGCAACAGCAGCACAACGGAGGAGTCCCAACCACCGCCTCCTCCGCAGGAGGTGGAGGAGGGGAACGGCGCCGCCCATGCAGTACTTGACTTAGAGTTGTCTATAGGTCTGCCTTCTCAGTGCAAGTATACAAAAAGTGCTTCATTCAACTCATCCTCATCCACCGAGTCCAAGTCTTTCTATGACTTCTTGATGAGGCCGGCCGCGGTGGCTGAGGCGGAGACGGGGACACCCTCCACGGCGGCCATGTGCTTGTGTTGGCAGTTGGGTTTTCAGAAAGGCCAGTCGTGTAGCAATTGCCGATCCATTAATGGCTTATACAGATATTGCTGA